Proteins encoded in a region of the Ranitomeya imitator isolate aRanImi1 chromosome 9, aRanImi1.pri, whole genome shotgun sequence genome:
- the LOC138649757 gene encoding lamina-associated polypeptide 2, isoforms alpha/zeta-like — protein MTQDKPRKAKSKTPTLMSDSESDHTVLSEASLSSSSSSSSSSEIEGLSCFPLDSVDNLVKSIRNTMGCEEVKGAQTTQEIMFAGLAERKRRCFPVIPAVKALIKREWEKQDQRSFLPSASKRKYPFSDEELLTWTKVPKVDAAVASTSKQSTLPVEDAGLLVDPLDRKAESSLKRSWEAATGIFKPAVASTCAARSMIIWIDQLDQQIENKVSREKLRAAIPLIRGAAAFMADASADSLRLAARSAGLVNNARRALWMKSWKGDAQSKSKICAIPCEGEYLFGKTLDEILKKAKDRKKAFPDSSIPFYRRAFKRRPFGKRRQTDRSTTWTAKEDRQRGTMFRRPNPPKDNKF, from the coding sequence ATGACCCAGGATAAACCGCGTAAAGCTAAGTCCAAAACACCAACACTTatgtcagactccgaaagtgaccacacggtactgtcagaagcctccctatcatcatcatcatcatcatcatcttcctcagaaATCGAGGGACtttcatgtttccccttagacagtgtggacaacttggtaaaatcaatccgcaataccatggggtgtgaggaggtaaagggtgcgcaaaccacgcaggaaattatgtttgcgggtttggcagagagaaagaggagatgttttccggttataccagcggtgaaagcattaattaaaagagagtgggagaagcaggatcaaagaagctttttgccctccgcgtctaaacgtaaatatccgtttagtgatgaggagctccttacatggaccaaagtgcctaaggtcgatgcagccgtagcttctacctccaagcaatccactctgcctgtggaggatgcgggacttctggtcgatccattagatcgcaaagctgaatcatcccttaagcgatcttgggaggcggctacaggaatttttaaacctgcagtagccagcacctgcgctgcccggtcaatgatcatttggattgatcagttggacCAGCAGATCGAAAATAAAGTTTCGAGAGAGAAACTTCgagcggccatccccttaatacgtggagcagcagcttttatggcggacgcatctgccgactctcttcggttagcagcgagatccgcaggtcttgtgaacaatgcaagacgcgcactttggatgaaaagttggaaaggggacgcgcagtctaaatccaaaatatgcgcaatcccatgcgagggtgagtacctctttggcaagaccttagatgagatactcaaaaaggcaaaggacaggaagaaagctttccctgattcctctattcccttttacaggagagcctttaagaggagaccgtttggtaaaaggaggcaaacggataggtctacaacatggactgctaaagaggacaggcaaagaggtaccatgtttagaagacccaaccccccaaaagacaataaattctga